In Chrysoperla carnea chromosome 2, inChrCarn1.1, whole genome shotgun sequence, the following proteins share a genomic window:
- the LOC123292440 gene encoding mediator of RNA polymerase II transcription subunit 6 — protein sequence MMMPNRVGMTPSVQENPLLVSWYDSAWIPILNTSNVMDYFSASTFFDRTCNNEIIKMQRLNPEQLNNMTGLEYILLHVQEPILYVIRKQYRHSPTQATPQADYYIIAGVIHQAPDLASVINSRLLSAVHHLQSSFEEASSFSRYHPTKGYSWDFKTQRLGAEKTPKPKEIEKPREEPSSVFQRQRVDMLLGELLRKFPIPFPQQKVATPAPSIKTEPDTTSTTDTKETKIEIKQEKGMKPPPEKKMKTS from the exons ATGATGATGCCCAATCGGGTTGGAATGACACCCTCCGTTCAAGAAAATCCTTTACTTGTATCATGGTACGATTCAGCATGGattccaattttaaatacatcaaACGTAATGGATTATTTTTCGGCGAgtacatttttcgatcgaacatgtaataatgaaattattaaaatgcaaaGGCTTAATCCGGAACAATTGAA taatatgACTGGTTTGGAGTATATTTTACTTCATGTTCAAGAaccaattttatatgtaattcgtAAACAATATCGGCATAGTCCAACTCAAGCTACTCCACAAGCGGATTACTATATAATTGCAGGTGTTATTCATCAAGCACCTGATTTAGCTAGTGTGATTAATTCAAGActt CTTTCGGCCGTACATCATTTACAATCTTCATTTGAAGAAGCTTCAAGTTTTTCACGTTATCATCCAACAAAAGGTTATTCATGGGACTTTAAAACACAAAGATTGGGTGCTGAAAAAACTCCAAAAccaaaagaaatagaaaaaccTCGAGAAGAACCAAGTTCTGTATTTCAACGACAAAGGGTTGATATGCTTCTTGGTGAATTATTACGAAAATTTCCAATTCCTTTCCCACAACAGAAAGTTGCTACACCAGCACCATCTATTAAAACTGAACCAGATACAACGAGTACAACGGATACTAAAGAAACGAAAATTGAGATTAAACAAGAGAAAGGAATGAAACCGCCTCcagagaaaaaaatgaaaactagttaa
- the LOC123292442 gene encoding N-alpha-acetyltransferase 80 isoform X1, translated as MLFPHRNLLNMACEDLIVCPLHRVPERIKECCQLINSEWKRSETARIRSLECSSDNLPTSLILLKNGIVVGHCKLSRIPTINDACFVESVVIAKLCRGFGLGKYLMKKTEEYCRTFLKLNTIYLSTRGQENFYAKLGYENCEPVSIYGSCTKTNSTSTHNNSSSPSIKLNFTNCPPPPPMPLNNSPNILPNDKTFMKKHLNEN; from the exons ATGTTGTTCCCCCACCGAAATCTTTTAAAC atGGCGTGCGAAGATCTTATTGTATGTCCACTGCATCGAGTTCCAGAACGTATAAAAGAATGTTGTCAGTTAATAAATTCTGAATGGAAACGAAGTGAAACAGCACGTATTCGCAGTCTTGAATGTTCATCTGATAATTTACCAAcaagtttaatattattgaaaaatggtaTTGTCGTTGGTCACTGTAAATTATCACGGATACCCACAATAAACGATGCATGTTTTGTTGAATCTGTCGTTATCGCTAAATTATGTCGTGGATTTGGTTTaggtaaatatttaatgaagaaAACAGAAGAATATTgtagaacatttttaaaattaaatactatttatttatcaacTAGAGGACAAGAGAACTTTTACGCAAAATTAGGCTATGAGAATTGTGAACCTGTATCTATATATGGATCTTGTACTAAAACAAATAGCACATCGACTCATAACAATAGTAGTAGTCCGagtataaagttaaattttactaattgtCCACCACCACCTCCAATGCCTTTAAATAATTCTCCAAATATTTTACcaaatgataaaacttttatgaaaaagCATTTAAATGAGAATTAA
- the LOC123292442 gene encoding N-alpha-acetyltransferase 80 isoform X2 translates to MACEDLIVCPLHRVPERIKECCQLINSEWKRSETARIRSLECSSDNLPTSLILLKNGIVVGHCKLSRIPTINDACFVESVVIAKLCRGFGLGKYLMKKTEEYCRTFLKLNTIYLSTRGQENFYAKLGYENCEPVSIYGSCTKTNSTSTHNNSSSPSIKLNFTNCPPPPPMPLNNSPNILPNDKTFMKKHLNEN, encoded by the coding sequence atGGCGTGCGAAGATCTTATTGTATGTCCACTGCATCGAGTTCCAGAACGTATAAAAGAATGTTGTCAGTTAATAAATTCTGAATGGAAACGAAGTGAAACAGCACGTATTCGCAGTCTTGAATGTTCATCTGATAATTTACCAAcaagtttaatattattgaaaaatggtaTTGTCGTTGGTCACTGTAAATTATCACGGATACCCACAATAAACGATGCATGTTTTGTTGAATCTGTCGTTATCGCTAAATTATGTCGTGGATTTGGTTTaggtaaatatttaatgaagaaAACAGAAGAATATTgtagaacatttttaaaattaaatactatttatttatcaacTAGAGGACAAGAGAACTTTTACGCAAAATTAGGCTATGAGAATTGTGAACCTGTATCTATATATGGATCTTGTACTAAAACAAATAGCACATCGACTCATAACAATAGTAGTAGTCCGagtataaagttaaattttactaattgtCCACCACCACCTCCAATGCCTTTAAATAATTCTCCAAATATTTTACcaaatgataaaacttttatgaaaaagCATTTAAATGAGAATTAA
- the LOC123292441 gene encoding flavin reductase (NADPH), with protein MNKILVFGSTGQTGMAAVDAALLQGLTVLAFVRNTSKIPDSWGSKVQTVVGDALQYDTVLNAVNQGVDGVVVALGTRNKLEATTDMSEGMKNIVKAMKAANVTTVSVCLSSFLFMDPEKVPKMFNEINADHKRMLDVVKNSGLNYIAVFPPHIADEPKSNYTIKHDASPGRVISKYDLGEFLVSSLSKPEHYGKSCGIAKVVG; from the exons atgaacaaaatattagtatttGGCTCAACGGGTCAAACTGGCATGGCAGCAGTTGATGCAGCTTTACTACaag gtTTAACTGTTCTTGCTTTTGTTCGAAATACATCTAAAATTCCTGATTCATGGGGGTCAAAAGTTCAAACCGTTGTAGGTGATGCCTTACAATATGATACAGTTTTAAATGCGGTAAATCAAGGAGTCGATGGTGTTGTTGTTGCATTAGGGACACGAAATAAATTAGAGGCGACCACAGATATGAGTGAaggaatgaaaaatattgtaaaagcaATGAAAGCAGCAAATGTAACAACTGTGTCAGTTTGTCTATCGTCCTTTTTGTTTATGGATCCAGAGAAAGTTCCAAAAATGTTCAATGAAATAAATGCTGATCATAAGCGAATGTTGGATGTAGTGAAAAATTCTGGATTAAATTATATAGCTGTGTTTCCACCACATATTGCGG atGAACCAAAAAGTAATTACACAATTAAACACGATGCTTCACCTGGGCGTGTGATTTCCAAATACGATCTTGGAGAATTCTTAGTTTCAAGTTTATCAAAACCAGAGCATTACGGTAAATCTTGTGGAATAGCAAAAGTTGTTGGATAA
- the LOC123292522 gene encoding gastrula zinc finger protein xFG20-1-like: MKLHNLEDSGSLQDIQLDNTQSQIISQTLSQDIKLHESPVQWGYVIDTDSKLDIKLQNYESKPATITVIKIGGIEDLNPLNFTNHMPTTMNPMHHQVVIQDKMLVDQIHQQAAMGVTKMKEKPKKKYTPQTLTSTPAVVCQNCDGSFSTKYQFQRHQCEFNASKVILKSEIPKRQIEKPKTKHECDVCHKSFMTDHNLDRHRLSHGDKKPFTCQNCGKGFVLESRLNTHIETHCKLSTAEPKRFYKTDLSVWQCWNCQLITATEPNHLIHICDLTNPTFISPKVIIPLQQNPTLNDEHNKIVNTNNTFIFTAKQDENGIATTLYENTRMDVYHDNNLTTTSDTTTSMLSTQNNFDENFEKAINDGIAVDTVSTTSSYESTDPQLDSTQESNNITSTTMLLQEKQEQSHTFKIISVEQLFQCEYCNRTYANKDVLKEHQNSHGTDKNYQCMFCDDSFDSYTNALIHWQHKCDEKTNLFCLPKIIICKFCDKGFKSHELLYAHKYKLKHFVPKVFKDDSSMQIESVTLSSQHVDYQQQNGDEFTTLFDNSQHDDCSNSHDDVKPNFNITYTVDNGTHHHHLYTEMHDRNNDLVNFDMNNNVGGYVDTITITEFTKKDSEQHLQLTVDDTNNILQLNDIMMIILIIFMKIYHHYMIIVQMI; encoded by the exons atgaaattacaCAACTTGGAGGATTCTGGATCCTTACAAGATATACAATTAGATAACACACAAAGTCAAATTATTTCGCAAACATTGTCTCAAGATATAAAATTACACGAATCACCAGTACAATGGGGATATGTAATAGATACAgattcaaaattggatataaaattacaaaattacgaATCAAAACCAGCAACTATAACTGTTATCAAAATTGGCGGTATAGAAGATTTAAatccattaaattttacaaaccaCATGCCAACGACCATGAATCCCATGCATCATCAGGTTGTTATTCAAGACAAAATGTTAGTTGATCAAATTCACCAACAAGCTGCAATGGGTGTAACAAAAATGAAAGAGAaaccaaaaaagaaatacacTCCACAAACATTGACCAGCACTCCAGCAGTTGTTTGCCAAAATTGTGATGGctcattttctacaaaatatcaatttcaaCGACATCAGTGTGAATTTAATGCATCCAAAGTAATTTTAAAGAGCGAAATTCCAAAAAGACAAATTGAAAAACCGAAGACAAAACATGAATGTGATGTTTGTCATAAATCTTTTATGACTGACCACAATTTGGATCGACATCGATTATCGCACGGTGATAAAAAACCATTTACGTGTCAAAATTGTGGAAAAGGTTTTGTCTTAGAATCCCGATTAAATACGCACATTGAAACGCATTGCAAATTATCAACCGCTGAACCAAAACGATTTTACAAGACAGATCTCTCAGTATGGCAGTGTTGGAATTGTCAATTG ATCACAGCAACAGAACCAAACCATCTTATTCATATATGCGATTTGACAAATCCCACATTTATATCACCAAAAGTAATCATACCATTACAACAGAACCCAACATTGAATGATgaacataataaaattgttaataccAATAATACGTTCATATTTACGGCAAAGCAAGATGAAAACGGTATCGCAACAACTTTATATGAAAATACACGAATGGATGTATATCATG ataataatttaactaCTACATCAGACACAACAACCTCAATGTTATCAACTCAAAataatttcgatgaaaattttgaaaaagcaaTCAATGACGGTATCGCGGTGGATACGGTATCAACAACATCATCTTATGAATCAACCGATCCACAACTTGATTCAACACAAGAGAGCAATAATATAACATCAACAACAATGCTATTACAAGAAAAACAAGAACAATCACATACATTTAAAATCATAAGTGTTGAACAATTATTTCAATGTGAATATTGTAATCGTACCTATGCGAACAAGGATGTATTAAAAGAACATCAAAACTCACATGGCACGGATAAAAACTATCAATGTATGTTTTGTGATGATTCATTTGATTCATATACAAATGCATTAATTCATTGGCAGCATAAGTGTGATGAGAAAACCAATCTATTTTgtttaccaaaaattattatctgtaAATTCTGTGATAAAGGATTTAAATCGCATGAATTATTATAtgcacataaatataaattaaaacattttgtacCAAAGGTATTTAAAGACGATAGCAGTATGCAAATTGAATCGGTAACATTATCATCACAACATGTTGATTATCAGCAACAAAATG gtgatgaatttacaacattatttgataattcgCAACATGATGACTGCAGTAACTCACATGATGATgttaaaccaaattttaacaTAACATACACCGTTGATAATGGAACTCATCATCATCATTTGTACACAGAAATGCATGATCGTAACAATGATTTAGTGAATTTTGATATGAATAACAATGTAGGAGGCTATGTTGATACAATTACAATTacagaatttacaaaaaaagatagCGAACAGCATTTACAATTAACTGTAGatgatacaaataatatacTACAATTAAATGAT ATAATGATGATCATATTGataatattcatgaaaatatatcaCCATTACATGATAATTGTGCAAATGATTTAA
- the LOC123293137 gene encoding zinc finger protein 879, with protein MPSLNDNNDFDNDDNSMRRKLRSSTRKSNDLIKNDQKSLSENKKCAKILSTTLQNENLNNRVSTRNMERMKNKKEFNDDDNAKIKIENIDEFNGEDKENNDENKENTLKRKCDEELFLQGEQGVIIDNMQNNNDYVKNLPVVPVKRGRKPKPKLPPNEIVLLCSEEYRFQCEKCAKVTRSIDDLIEHRQSDHGSNFDCKDCGQVVHSAKALMIHCRAHQSLKPFVCDQCGRSYSQTSHLWQHMRFHQGIKPFACPHEGCEARYTIRPDLKDHIRKVHTRERPFRCAVCGKCFLTGSVYYQHRLIHNNDRRYGCDMCGKRFFRADALNNHRRIHTDERPFPCPVCGREFRQKGDRNKHHRTQHPTEISLSNTISLHNQTI; from the exons ATGCCAtcattaaatgataataatgattttgataACGATGATAATTCAATGCGTCGTAAATTACGTAGTAGTACACGAAAAagtaatgatttaataaaaaacgatCAAAAATCATTATCGGAGAATAAAAAATGCGCGAAAATATTATCGACAACactacaaaatgaaaatttaaacaatcgtGTTAGTACACGAAATATGGAacgtatgaaaaataaaaaagagtttaatgatgatgataatgcgaaaatcaaaattgaaaatatcgatGAATTTAACGGAGAggataaagaaaataatgatgAGAACAAAGAGAATACGTTAAAACGAAAATGTGatgaagaattatttttacaaggTGAACAAGGCgtaattattgataatatgcaaaataataatgattacgTAAAAAATTTGCCGGTTGTACCTGTGAAAAGAGGACGAAAACCTAAACCAAAATTGCCACCAAATGAAATTGTATTACTTTGTAGTGAGGAATATCGCTTTCAATGTGAAAAGTGTGCTAAAGTTACACGAAGTATTGATGATTTAATTGAACATCGACAATCAGATCATGGTAGTAATTTTGACTGTAAAGATTGCGGTCAG GTTGTTCATAGTGCAAAAGCATTAATGATACATTGCCGTGCCCACCAAAGTTTAAAGCCATTCGTTTGTGATCAATGTGGCCGTAGTTATTCACAAACATCACATCTTTGGCAACATATGAGATTCCATCAAG gTATTAAACCATTTGCTTGTCCACATGAAGGATGTGAAGCCCGTTACACAATACGACCAGATCTAAAGGATCATATACGTAAAGTCCATACAAGAGAAAGACCTTTTCGATGTGCAGTGTgtggtaaatgttttttaactggTTCCGTTTATTATCAACATagattaattcataataatgaCCGTCGTTATGGATGCGAT ATGTGTGGTAAAAGATTTTTTCGTGCCGATGCTCTTAATAATCATCGACGTATACATACCGATGAAAGACCATTTCCGTGTCCTGTTTGTGGTCGTGAATTTCGTCAAAAAGGTGACAGAAATAAACATCATCGAACTCAACATCCAACAGAAATTTCACTATCGAATACAATTTCATTACATAATCAAACAATTTAA